TGAAACCCCAGTACTCCCCGTAGTAGGTACGGCAACTGGACCTGTCCGAGTCATTCTTCTGCGCGTATTCACCAGCGGCCTGGCATGCCGTGACGGAATCGAACCCTCTTCCGAGAATGAGGTCCGCCCAGTTGTCCGGCAGCTTCGGTCCGAGCAGTTCGTCGACGATCTGATTCCGCGCATCCCGGGCTGCGGCCAGCGCGGCGGCGTCGGCAGCACCCTGGGCGCCATTTCGCTGGTCGTCGTACTCGCCGACCACGAAATACGCGAATGCGAGGAAGAGCAGGCCCGCCACCACCGTGATGTAGATGGGGAAAGCCTGCCCTGCCTCGCGTTGCCCGCTGTGCGATCGGACGATCAGCCCGCCTTGCCGGAGGTGCCGATCACGTCCTTGATCTTGTTGCCGATCTCCTTGCCGATGTCCCCCTTCATGGTCACCACGATCGCGATGATCGCGATGACCGCCACCAGCATGCCGATGTACTCGACCGAGGTCTGACCCCTGTCGGCCCTGCGGCTCATCCGCTCGATCGCGGTGTTCCTCCAGCCGCTCACACGAAGCTGCGTCGCAACCGCCGCCTTGAGCGCGATGTCCTTCGACATGGTGTTCCCCTCCCGGTCCGGCCGGCCGCACACCGGCCGGTTCGCAAGTCGCCTGTGTGCCTTCCGCGCAACCGGCTTCCTCCTGGCCGGTGCCGCTTTCGACACGAAGAACGTACGACGTTCCGGTGGTCTCCGCAGAGGGTCCCAGGGCCCAATCCGAGGCCCAAAGGGAGTGATGGGCCTGCCCGTTCGGAAGATGGGCCGAGCAGTCCGCAGCGCGCATCGCCGTACCGTCAGCCATGACCCGCCGCCCCCCTCGGCGTACGGCCCCCGGCGTGGCCATGCGCGGTGCCGAGCCATATCGCGATGGCCTCACTGCGGCTGGTGCTGTGCAGTTTGGCGAAGATGCGGTTGATGTGGTTCTTGACCGTCTTCTCACTGATGAAGCAGGTGGCGGCGATCTGCTGATTGGTCATGCCGGACGCGATCAGATCCATCACCTCCACCTCCCTCGAACTCAGCCCGAACTCCGTCTTGGACGACTGTCCCACATTCGGTTGCATACGCGAAGTGTCGTGCTGCGGCTGCAACGAGTTCGATACATAAGAGTCGTCCTGATGCCCGAAGTTGGACGTCTGGCGTGGATCGGTTTGCGGCACGGGACCATGTGCAGTCGCACCTTGAGGGGCCGCGCCGTTGGTGAACACCTGTCCCAGCCCGTCCGGAAGCGGTCGGTGCCCGGCCGGCGCGGGCCCGCCCCGCACATGGGCGAGCAGTGCGTTGGCCGCGGTGGCCGTGAAGGGGGCCCTGCCCTGCCTGATGCCCCGTACCGCGTCGACGAGTTGCTCCGCGGTGAACTCTCCGTGGACCAGGTAGCCGCCCGCCCCCAGGCGCAGCGCCTCCCGCACGATCTCACTCTCGCGGCTGTACGTGAGCATCATCACCGGGGCGATCCGCACCAGATGCGGCAACGCCGAGATGCCGTCGACGCCCGGCATCCTCACGTCCAGCAGAACGACGTCGGGACGGTGTCGCTGCGCGGCCTCACAGGCCTCGCGCCCGTCGGCTGCCTCGGCGACCACCGCGATGTCCTCGCGGCCGGAGAGCAGCACGTGGAGCCCGGCCCGTACGACGGGGTTGTCATCGGCGACCACGACCCTCAGCGGTGTCGGGGTCACCGGTGGGGGGAGGGCGGGGAGCCCTCCGGATGCCGCGGCCGGCGGGGGAAGTGGTACCTGT
This window of the Streptomyces sp. SLBN-118 genome carries:
- a CDS encoding response regulator transcription factor — protein: MPDDSAYTSGQQLPSSHVSQHTSSHSTPIRSEHTPAQVPLPPPAAASGGLPALPPPVTPTPLRVVVADDNPVVRAGLHVLLSGREDIAVVAEAADGREACEAAQRHRPDVVLLDVRMPGVDGISALPHLVRIAPVMMLTYSRESEIVREALRLGAGGYLVHGEFTAEQLVDAVRGIRQGRAPFTATAANALLAHVRGGPAPAGHRPLPDGLGQVFTNGAAPQGATAHGPVPQTDPRQTSNFGHQDDSYVSNSLQPQHDTSRMQPNVGQSSKTEFGLSSREVEVMDLIASGMTNQQIAATCFISEKTVKNHINRIFAKLHSTSRSEAIAIWLGTAHGHAGGRTPRGAAGHG
- a CDS encoding pilus assembly protein TadG-related protein, with translation MAGLLFLAFAYFVVGEYDDQRNGAQGAADAAALAAARDARNQIVDELLGPKLPDNWADLILGRGFDSVTACQAAGEYAQKNDSDRSSCRTYYGEYWGFTVRVETKKTIGDSVIPGTADKKGEAEARGVVVPKCSLIGAKLDCDGLGSLIDPDDLGSVPDLADLFTVRLIDAN